A region of Streptomyces halobius DNA encodes the following proteins:
- a CDS encoding acyl-CoA dehydrogenase family protein, whose protein sequence is MPMPLSPEQQDFVTALREFARRECGTREQRDALAAEVGGPHSPALYAKLAALGWLGVCLPEEYGGAGGGMTDACLFLEECAHGLVPAGGFITSVISAKAYEKFGSPAQKKAAIGGAVAGQVLAIAMSEPDAGSDVAALRCRAERAQDGGWLINGHKAWISNAHLAEYILLVARTGGRSESRDNGRPGRGDKHTGLTMFHLPTATPGVDIRGIDTMGGREVNDVYLTDVRLPADAVVGEADHAWAQLMAGLNAERLFLAAHMLGLSRRIFDDTLAHVREREQFGRPVGSFQALRHRLADLATEIGCAGLLVRDVAAHCDAEPERLFPREASMAKLKATETAKHAALEGMQMMGGYGYATEYDMERHLRTAVISTVYGGTSEIQRDIIGKTYGL, encoded by the coding sequence ATGCCCATGCCGCTCTCCCCCGAACAGCAGGACTTCGTCACCGCGCTGCGCGAGTTCGCCCGCCGCGAGTGCGGGACCCGCGAACAGCGCGACGCCCTGGCCGCCGAGGTCGGCGGCCCGCACAGTCCCGCGCTGTACGCGAAACTGGCGGCCCTGGGCTGGCTCGGGGTCTGCCTTCCCGAAGAGTACGGCGGCGCGGGCGGCGGGATGACGGACGCCTGTCTCTTCCTGGAGGAGTGCGCGCACGGCCTCGTCCCGGCCGGCGGCTTCATCACCTCGGTGATCAGCGCCAAGGCGTATGAGAAGTTCGGCAGCCCGGCACAGAAGAAGGCCGCGATCGGCGGGGCGGTCGCCGGGCAGGTGCTGGCCATCGCGATGTCCGAGCCCGACGCGGGGTCGGATGTCGCCGCACTGCGCTGCCGGGCCGAACGCGCCCAGGACGGCGGGTGGCTGATCAACGGCCACAAGGCCTGGATCTCCAACGCCCATCTCGCCGAGTACATCCTGCTGGTGGCCCGAACCGGCGGCAGGAGCGAGAGCCGCGACAACGGGCGCCCGGGGCGCGGCGACAAGCACACCGGCCTGACCATGTTCCATCTGCCAACCGCCACCCCCGGTGTCGACATCCGGGGCATCGACACCATGGGCGGCCGAGAGGTCAACGACGTCTATCTCACCGATGTACGGCTTCCCGCCGACGCCGTCGTCGGCGAGGCCGATCACGCCTGGGCGCAGCTGATGGCGGGCCTCAACGCCGAACGCCTCTTCCTCGCCGCCCACATGCTCGGCCTGTCCCGGCGTATCTTCGACGACACGCTGGCCCATGTCCGCGAGCGCGAGCAATTCGGCCGGCCCGTCGGCTCGTTCCAGGCTTTGCGCCACCGTCTTGCCGACCTGGCCACCGAGATCGGGTGCGCGGGGCTGCTCGTACGGGATGTGGCGGCCCACTGCGACGCGGAGCCGGAACGGCTCTTCCCCCGCGAGGCATCCATGGCGAAGCTCAAGGCCACCGAGACCGCCAAACACGCGGCCCTGGAAGGGATGCAGATGATGGGCGGCTATGGATACGCCACGGAGTACGACATGGAACGCCATCTGCGGACGGCCGTGATCTCGACCGTCTACGGCGGTACCAGCGAGATCCAGCGCGACATCATCGGCAAGACCTACGGGCTGTAG
- a CDS encoding TetR/AcrR family transcriptional regulator, with product MGDALTEKILDAAREQFMTFGLRRSTVDDVAKRAKVSRVTVYRRVGNKDELVQRVLLREYRHFVSEVDAAVAGLPTMEERMVEGFAAILRLIRGHPLIGGLMRLEPETMLPYLTLESGPSFVAMREYLAAHLRRAQRSEGRAERDPTPVAELMVRITVSFLLNPVSCFELGDDEQAREFARRYLTPLLDR from the coding sequence GTGGGTGACGCGCTGACCGAGAAGATTCTTGATGCCGCCCGTGAGCAGTTCATGACGTTCGGCCTGCGTCGGTCGACCGTTGACGATGTGGCCAAGCGGGCCAAGGTGTCCCGTGTGACGGTGTACCGGCGGGTGGGCAACAAGGACGAGCTGGTGCAGCGGGTTCTGCTGCGGGAGTACCGGCACTTCGTGAGCGAGGTGGACGCGGCCGTTGCCGGGCTGCCGACGATGGAGGAGCGGATGGTGGAGGGGTTTGCCGCCATCCTGCGACTGATACGGGGGCATCCGCTGATCGGTGGGCTGATGCGGCTGGAGCCGGAGACGATGCTGCCGTATCTGACGCTGGAGAGCGGGCCGTCGTTCGTGGCGATGCGGGAGTATCTGGCCGCGCATCTGCGCCGTGCCCAGCGCTCGGAGGGGCGCGCCGAGCGGGATCCGACGCCGGTCGCCGAATTGATGGTGCGGATCACCGTTTCCTTTCTGCTCAATCCGGTGAGTTGCTTCGAGTTGGGTGATGACGAGCAGGCGCGGGAGTTTGCTCGGCGGTATTTGACGCCGTTGCTGGATCGGTGA
- the sph gene encoding sphingomyelin phosphodiesterase gives MTDSHSSPRTSRTAAIATALAAVTLAAASPTASAADTPRLKVLTYNAFLMSKNLYPNWGQDHRAQAIPAADFFQGKDVVVLQEAFDNSSSDALKSDAAAQYPHQTPVVGRSKDGWDATGGAYSSVTPEDGGVTLLSKWPILRKEQYIYQDACGADSYANKGFVYAVLDVNGTKVHTVGTHAQSTDSGCAAGEAAADRAKQLTEMDSFLDAKNIPADEQVMVAGDLNIDSRSSEYGTLLSNGDLAPADSRTGHPYSFDTQENSIAKDRYPTDPREDLDYVLHRKGHARPAGWQNEVIKERSAPWTVSSWGTDYTYTNLSDHYPVIGG, from the coding sequence GTGACCGATTCGCATTCGTCCCCGCGCACTTCCCGGACCGCCGCGATAGCCACGGCCCTCGCCGCCGTCACGCTGGCCGCCGCGTCCCCGACCGCGTCGGCCGCCGACACCCCCCGTCTGAAGGTGCTCACCTACAACGCCTTCCTCATGAGCAAGAACCTCTATCCCAACTGGGGCCAGGACCACCGTGCCCAGGCGATCCCGGCCGCGGACTTCTTCCAGGGAAAGGACGTCGTCGTCCTCCAGGAAGCCTTCGACAACTCCTCCTCCGACGCGCTGAAGTCCGACGCCGCCGCGCAGTACCCGCACCAGACCCCGGTGGTGGGCCGGAGCAAGGACGGCTGGGACGCCACCGGCGGCGCCTACTCGTCCGTCACTCCCGAGGACGGCGGGGTGACCCTGCTGAGTAAGTGGCCGATCCTCCGCAAGGAGCAGTACATCTACCAGGACGCCTGCGGCGCGGACTCCTACGCCAACAAGGGCTTTGTCTATGCCGTGTTGGACGTCAACGGCACCAAGGTGCATACGGTCGGCACACATGCCCAGTCGACCGACTCGGGCTGCGCGGCGGGTGAGGCGGCCGCCGACCGCGCCAAGCAGCTCACAGAGATGGACTCCTTCCTGGATGCCAAGAACATCCCGGCGGACGAACAGGTCATGGTCGCGGGCGATCTGAACATCGACTCGCGCAGCTCCGAGTACGGCACTCTGCTCAGCAACGGCGATCTCGCGCCCGCCGACAGCCGCACGGGCCATCCGTACTCGTTCGACACCCAGGAGAACTCCATCGCCAAGGACCGCTATCCGACGGATCCCCGGGAGGACCTGGACTATGTCCTGCACCGCAAGGGCCACGCCCGTCCCGCCGGCTGGCAGAACGAGGTGATCAAGGAGCGGTCGGCCCCCTGGACGGTCTCCAGCTGGGGCACCGACTACACCTACACCAACCTCTCCGATCACTACCCGGTGATCGGAGGCTGA